In a single window of the Heliomicrobium undosum genome:
- a CDS encoding YlmC/YmxH family sporulation protein, translating to MRLSELVGKEIVNLTTGERLGAVGDSDLIIDESSGEIDAIILPPRGNFGGFWSDREPLIIPWDAIVKVGAEVVIMELDDTYRRTSRRFSF from the coding sequence ATGCGTCTCAGCGAGTTGGTGGGCAAGGAGATCGTCAATCTGACAACAGGCGAGCGTCTCGGCGCCGTCGGAGATTCGGATCTGATCATCGACGAGTCGAGCGGCGAGATCGACGCCATCATTCTGCCGCCACGAGGCAACTTTGGCGGCTTTTGGTCTGACCGTGAACCGCTGATCATTCCGTGGGACGCGATCGTCAAGGTGGGCGCTGAGGTGGTCATCATGGAACTGGACGATACCTACCGGCGAACGTCCCGACGTTTTTCCTTTTAA
- the dapB gene encoding 4-hydroxy-tetrahydrodipicolinate reductase — protein MSERIRVLVSGARGKVGREVIKAVLGDNTLELVAAVDHNGVGEDAAVLAGLPACGVLLQGDLAAAITETQPQVMVDFTSPASVMENVRIALMAGVAPVVGTTGLSAKDMEEIAEWAAAKEIGCLIAPNFAIGALLMMRFARDAARFFPNVEIIEYHHDQKLDAPSGTAIKTAELIREERRAIRQGHPEEEEKIAGSRGGEFDGMRIHSVRLPGLVAHQEVIFGALGQTLSIRHDSISRESFMPGVLEAIHRIGAYKGLIYGLDKIIF, from the coding sequence ATGTCAGAGAGGATTAGAGTCCTGGTCAGCGGCGCCAGGGGGAAAGTGGGCCGAGAGGTAATCAAAGCGGTCCTGGGAGACAACACATTGGAACTGGTCGCCGCCGTCGATCACAACGGTGTCGGAGAGGACGCCGCCGTCTTGGCCGGTCTGCCGGCCTGCGGGGTCTTGCTGCAGGGCGATCTGGCTGCGGCGATTACGGAGACACAGCCACAGGTGATGGTGGACTTCACCAGCCCGGCATCGGTCATGGAAAACGTCCGCATCGCCCTGATGGCTGGCGTGGCGCCCGTCGTCGGGACGACAGGCCTATCGGCAAAAGACATGGAAGAGATCGCCGAGTGGGCCGCCGCCAAAGAGATCGGATGCCTGATCGCGCCCAATTTCGCTATCGGCGCGTTGCTGATGATGCGCTTCGCCCGTGACGCGGCCCGCTTCTTCCCCAATGTGGAGATCATCGAATACCACCACGATCAGAAGTTGGATGCGCCGTCCGGAACGGCCATTAAGACAGCAGAGTTGATCCGGGAAGAACGGCGGGCGATCCGGCAAGGGCATCCGGAGGAGGAAGAAAAAATCGCCGGTTCCCGTGGCGGCGAATTCGATGGGATGCGGATCCACAGCGTCCGCCTGCCGGGTCTGGTGGCCCACCAGGAGGTCATCTTCGGCGCTCTGGGTCAGACCTTGTCGATCCGCCACGATTCGATCAGCCGTGAATCCTTCATGCCCGGCGTTTTGGAGGCCATCCACCGGATCGGCGCCTACAAAGGCCTGATCTACGGGCTCGACAAGATCATCTTTTAA